The Xiphias gladius isolate SHS-SW01 ecotype Sanya breed wild chromosome 9, ASM1685928v1, whole genome shotgun sequence genome window below encodes:
- the LOC120794220 gene encoding ankyrin repeat and SOCS box protein 12-like isoform X1: MVTHPGSMLRLRTSEEEERGCEISQLRQAVLQNNDRLLDEMLCQEIYKKVINCRGGWGIAGTPLHAAVSKGHLSCLQVLLAHGALVDCVDVKAQTPLFAAVRGKYLDCVLALLGAGANPNGNLSNNCSPVLTAAREGDVEILKELLKHGAEVNSRSKVLLWTSSARVTSGPLYLAAVYGHMECFRLLLLYGADPDYNCTDGKLLSSIKQPKTVLEMCLRHGCGVEYIQLLIDFGANVYLPTLIIEKSTKQNEAVELLLRERGNPKALMSQCRLAVRRYLKKINKIHCIDQLEMPTSLINFLQHKVVPVTVL; encoded by the exons ATGGTGACACATC CAGGTTCTATGCTCCGATTAAGGACCTCTGAAGAAGAAGAACGTGGTTGTGAAATATCCCAGCTCAGACAAGCAGTGTTACAAAACAATGACAGACTCCTTGATGAGATGCTCTGCCAAGAAATCTACAAGAAAGTCATCAACTGCAGAGGTGGTTGGGGCATTGCAGGCACGCCTCTGCATGCTGCTGTGTCTAAAGGCCATCTCAGCTGTCTGCAGGTCCTGCTAGCCCATGGTGCCCTGGTAGACTGCGTGGATGTCAAGGCTCAGACCCCCCTCTTCGCAGCCGTTCGTGGGAAGTACCTGGACTGTGTCTTAGCGCTCCTAGGAGCAGGCGCCAACCCTAACGGGAACTTGTCCAACAACTGCTCCCCCGTCCTCACTGCTGCTCGGGAGGGTGATGTGGAGATATTAAAGGAACTGCTTAAACATGGCGCAGAGGTGAACTCCCGTTCCAAAGTCTTGCTCTGGACCTCCAGTGCCAGGGTGACGAGCGGGCCACTGTACCTGGCAGCCGTGTACGGACACATGGAGTGTTTCAGACTGCTGCTCCTCTATGGGGCAGACCCAGATTACAACTGTACAGATGGAAAGCTGCTGAGTTCTATCAAGCAGCCTAAAACGGTGCTGGAGATGTGTCTCAGGCACGGCTGTGGCGTGGAGTACATCCAGCTTCTCATCGACTTCGGCGCAAACGTCTACCTCCCTACGCTGATCATCGAGAAGTCCACAAAGCAGAACGAGGCTGTGGAGCTGCTTCTGCGCGAAAGAg GTAATCCAAAAGCCCTGATGTCACAGTGCCGACTCGCTGTCAGAAGATACCTCAAAAAGATCAACAAGATCCACTGTATCGATCAGCTGGAAATGCCAACAAGTCTCATTAACTTCTTGCAACACAAAGTGGTCCCAGTAACTGTTCTGTAG
- the LOC120794220 gene encoding ankyrin repeat and SOCS box protein 12-like isoform X2 — translation MVTHRSMLRLRTSEEEERGCEISQLRQAVLQNNDRLLDEMLCQEIYKKVINCRGGWGIAGTPLHAAVSKGHLSCLQVLLAHGALVDCVDVKAQTPLFAAVRGKYLDCVLALLGAGANPNGNLSNNCSPVLTAAREGDVEILKELLKHGAEVNSRSKVLLWTSSARVTSGPLYLAAVYGHMECFRLLLLYGADPDYNCTDGKLLSSIKQPKTVLEMCLRHGCGVEYIQLLIDFGANVYLPTLIIEKSTKQNEAVELLLRERGNPKALMSQCRLAVRRYLKKINKIHCIDQLEMPTSLINFLQHKVVPVTVL, via the exons ATGGTGACACATC GTTCTATGCTCCGATTAAGGACCTCTGAAGAAGAAGAACGTGGTTGTGAAATATCCCAGCTCAGACAAGCAGTGTTACAAAACAATGACAGACTCCTTGATGAGATGCTCTGCCAAGAAATCTACAAGAAAGTCATCAACTGCAGAGGTGGTTGGGGCATTGCAGGCACGCCTCTGCATGCTGCTGTGTCTAAAGGCCATCTCAGCTGTCTGCAGGTCCTGCTAGCCCATGGTGCCCTGGTAGACTGCGTGGATGTCAAGGCTCAGACCCCCCTCTTCGCAGCCGTTCGTGGGAAGTACCTGGACTGTGTCTTAGCGCTCCTAGGAGCAGGCGCCAACCCTAACGGGAACTTGTCCAACAACTGCTCCCCCGTCCTCACTGCTGCTCGGGAGGGTGATGTGGAGATATTAAAGGAACTGCTTAAACATGGCGCAGAGGTGAACTCCCGTTCCAAAGTCTTGCTCTGGACCTCCAGTGCCAGGGTGACGAGCGGGCCACTGTACCTGGCAGCCGTGTACGGACACATGGAGTGTTTCAGACTGCTGCTCCTCTATGGGGCAGACCCAGATTACAACTGTACAGATGGAAAGCTGCTGAGTTCTATCAAGCAGCCTAAAACGGTGCTGGAGATGTGTCTCAGGCACGGCTGTGGCGTGGAGTACATCCAGCTTCTCATCGACTTCGGCGCAAACGTCTACCTCCCTACGCTGATCATCGAGAAGTCCACAAAGCAGAACGAGGCTGTGGAGCTGCTTCTGCGCGAAAGAg GTAATCCAAAAGCCCTGATGTCACAGTGCCGACTCGCTGTCAGAAGATACCTCAAAAAGATCAACAAGATCCACTGTATCGATCAGCTGGAAATGCCAACAAGTCTCATTAACTTCTTGCAACACAAAGTGGTCCCAGTAACTGTTCTGTAG
- the LOC120794220 gene encoding ankyrin repeat and SOCS box protein 12-like isoform X3 — protein MLRLRTSEEEERGCEISQLRQAVLQNNDRLLDEMLCQEIYKKVINCRGGWGIAGTPLHAAVSKGHLSCLQVLLAHGALVDCVDVKAQTPLFAAVRGKYLDCVLALLGAGANPNGNLSNNCSPVLTAAREGDVEILKELLKHGAEVNSRSKVLLWTSSARVTSGPLYLAAVYGHMECFRLLLLYGADPDYNCTDGKLLSSIKQPKTVLEMCLRHGCGVEYIQLLIDFGANVYLPTLIIEKSTKQNEAVELLLRERGNPKALMSQCRLAVRRYLKKINKIHCIDQLEMPTSLINFLQHKVVPVTVL, from the exons ATGCTCCGATTAAGGACCTCTGAAGAAGAAGAACGTGGTTGTGAAATATCCCAGCTCAGACAAGCAGTGTTACAAAACAATGACAGACTCCTTGATGAGATGCTCTGCCAAGAAATCTACAAGAAAGTCATCAACTGCAGAGGTGGTTGGGGCATTGCAGGCACGCCTCTGCATGCTGCTGTGTCTAAAGGCCATCTCAGCTGTCTGCAGGTCCTGCTAGCCCATGGTGCCCTGGTAGACTGCGTGGATGTCAAGGCTCAGACCCCCCTCTTCGCAGCCGTTCGTGGGAAGTACCTGGACTGTGTCTTAGCGCTCCTAGGAGCAGGCGCCAACCCTAACGGGAACTTGTCCAACAACTGCTCCCCCGTCCTCACTGCTGCTCGGGAGGGTGATGTGGAGATATTAAAGGAACTGCTTAAACATGGCGCAGAGGTGAACTCCCGTTCCAAAGTCTTGCTCTGGACCTCCAGTGCCAGGGTGACGAGCGGGCCACTGTACCTGGCAGCCGTGTACGGACACATGGAGTGTTTCAGACTGCTGCTCCTCTATGGGGCAGACCCAGATTACAACTGTACAGATGGAAAGCTGCTGAGTTCTATCAAGCAGCCTAAAACGGTGCTGGAGATGTGTCTCAGGCACGGCTGTGGCGTGGAGTACATCCAGCTTCTCATCGACTTCGGCGCAAACGTCTACCTCCCTACGCTGATCATCGAGAAGTCCACAAAGCAGAACGAGGCTGTGGAGCTGCTTCTGCGCGAAAGAg GTAATCCAAAAGCCCTGATGTCACAGTGCCGACTCGCTGTCAGAAGATACCTCAAAAAGATCAACAAGATCCACTGTATCGATCAGCTGGAAATGCCAACAAGTCTCATTAACTTCTTGCAACACAAAGTGGTCCCAGTAACTGTTCTGTAG